One segment of Peptococcaceae bacterium DNA contains the following:
- a CDS encoding Tad domain-containing protein yields MKRLLKSERGNILLMTAVLLVVLLLFAGVAVDLARAWVAREELQGAVDSAALAGSMSAVRMVEVTVQYGHTYECCFEDSCSSCCATDPPVRLVGTEKKLVDQGGWRRGTCGDKFLGIERRWIEYPSDAKSIANQILDMNWPGLLTPEGGGAKEGSNVTVYDAKSAYGPSVKVDARGNVKTALLNIIGINDLSFKRCGQSATFYDVVVNGWLLGRNDPPQDACKD; encoded by the coding sequence ATGAAAAGGCTCCTCAAAAGCGAACGCGGAAACATCCTGTTGATGACCGCTGTGCTGTTAGTCGTCCTCCTGCTGTTCGCAGGCGTCGCGGTGGACCTGGCCCGCGCCTGGGTAGCGAGGGAAGAACTCCAGGGGGCGGTAGATTCGGCGGCCTTGGCTGGTTCAATGAGCGCGGTGCGGATGGTGGAAGTTACCGTCCAGTACGGCCATACCTACGAGTGCTGCTTCGAGGACAGCTGCTCTAGCTGCTGTGCGACTGACCCGCCGGTAAGACTGGTCGGCACCGAGAAAAAACTCGTCGACCAGGGCGGCTGGAGAAGGGGAACCTGCGGCGACAAGTTTCTGGGCATAGAGCGAAGGTGGATCGAATACCCTTCTGATGCCAAGTCCATAGCCAACCAGATACTGGACATGAACTGGCCCGGCCTCTTGACCCCGGAGGGGGGCGGCGCTAAGGAAGGTTCCAACGTGACCGTGTACGACGCCAAAAGCGCTTACGGGCCTTCTGTAAAGGTCGATGCCAGGGGGAACGTCAAGACGGCGCTGCTAAATATCATAGGAATCAACGATCTGTCCTTCAAGCGCTGCGGTCAATCTGCCACCTTCTACGACGTGGTGGTGAACGGCTGGCTGCTGGGCAGGAACGACCCGCCGCAGGACGCCTGCAAGGACTAG
- a CDS encoding pilus assembly protein, with protein sequence MKNKQKGTVLLEFVLSTFVLVMVFAMLCNCAFLLREKIAVASAAREAGRQAAVTKDMRLGIEVGERVMVSSGVPESRFTVRVYQAAQNLIASEVTCDSPLLLPMIGGLLGDEWSPYLTFHKVLYFRYEETPQN encoded by the coding sequence GTGAAAAACAAACAGAAAGGCACTGTCCTCCTGGAATTCGTCCTGTCCACGTTTGTCCTGGTTATGGTGTTCGCGATGCTTTGCAACTGCGCCTTCCTGCTGCGGGAGAAGATTGCCGTCGCGTCTGCGGCCAGGGAAGCCGGCCGCCAGGCGGCGGTAACGAAGGATATGCGTTTGGGGATCGAGGTGGGCGAGCGGGTGATGGTATCTTCGGGCGTTCCCGAGAGCAGGTTCACGGTGCGGGTCTACCAGGCGGCTCAGAACCTTATTGCCTCCGAAGTAACTTGCGACTCGCCGCTGCTGCTGCCGATGATCGGGGGGCTGCTGGGGGACGAATGGTCGCCTTACCTGACCTTTCACAAGGTTTTGTACTTCCGGTACGAGGAAACGCCACAAAACTGA
- a CDS encoding type II toxin-antitoxin system Phd/YefM family antitoxin: MSVNVSSARQNLFGLIKKAITEHEPITITSKQGNVVIISEEDYKAMQETLYLLSVPGMRESIIEGMKASPEECVKAEEIGW, translated from the coding sequence ATGTCCGTGAATGTCTCGTCTGCTCGCCAGAACCTGTTCGGCCTCATTAAGAAGGCAATAACCGAGCACGAGCCGATAACCATTACTTCAAAGCAGGGAAACGTGGTCATCATTTCCGAGGAGGACTACAAGGCCATGCAGGAAACGCTTTACCTTTTGAGCGTGCCCGGTATGAGGGAATCCATAATTGAAGGCATGAAGGCGTCTCCCGAAGAATGCGTGAAGGCCGAGGAGATCGGCTGGTGA
- a CDS encoding Txe/YoeB family addiction module toxin — protein MWEIEFTRRAVKDVELIKRAGLKENVLGLLEILKVNPYQTPPPYEKLVGDLEGAYSRRINIKHRLVYSVDKDRRCVRILRLWTHYEE, from the coding sequence ATGTGGGAGATCGAATTCACCAGACGCGCGGTAAAAGACGTCGAACTAATCAAGCGTGCAGGATTAAAGGAAAATGTCCTTGGGTTGCTCGAAATCTTAAAGGTAAACCCTTACCAGACTCCGCCGCCTTACGAAAAGCTGGTAGGCGACCTGGAGGGCGCTTATTCCCGAAGGATAAACATAAAGCACCGTTTGGTATATTCTGTCGACAAGGACAGGCGTTGCGTTAGGATTCTGCGGCTTTGGACGCACTACGAAGAATGA
- a CDS encoding Fic family protein, whose translation MAAREKLKIIDGLKSRLDALRPLPPPAAARLREYYLVEWTHHSTALEGNTLNLRETKVVLEGITVGGKSLKEHLEIIDHRDAIDYLEDYLAQKRPLTEVFIRDLHRLVTKNTLPPKESGAYREVEVAISGTRYKPPPHFAVNHLVKEMVDEYNSLAKVMHPVDRAAWLHLKFVTIHPFIDGNGRTGRLLLNFSLMKDGYPPAIIERGMRDRYLEAIEAYQADNSVEMFSDLVADCVEISLKVHLASAKDK comes from the coding sequence GTGGCAGCCAGGGAGAAGCTGAAAATAATCGACGGCTTAAAAAGCAGGCTTGACGCGCTGCGCCCACTTCCGCCACCGGCGGCGGCCAGGCTCCGCGAATACTACCTGGTGGAGTGGACGCACCACTCCACGGCGCTCGAAGGCAACACGCTGAACCTCCGGGAAACCAAAGTCGTGCTGGAAGGCATCACCGTCGGCGGCAAGTCGCTGAAGGAACACCTGGAGATCATCGACCACCGGGACGCTATAGACTATCTTGAGGATTATCTGGCTCAAAAACGCCCGCTGACCGAGGTGTTCATCCGCGACCTCCACCGCCTGGTCACCAAAAACACCCTGCCGCCGAAGGAGTCGGGGGCTTACCGGGAGGTCGAGGTGGCCATCTCGGGAACCAGGTATAAACCTCCGCCTCACTTCGCGGTCAATCACCTGGTGAAGGAGATGGTCGATGAATACAACAGCCTGGCCAAAGTGATGCACCCGGTCGACCGGGCGGCGTGGCTCCACCTGAAGTTCGTTACCATCCACCCCTTCATCGACGGCAACGGCCGCACCGGGAGGCTGCTCCTCAATTTTTCGCTGATGAAAGACGGCTACCCGCCGGCGATCATCGAGCGGGGGATGCGCGATCGGTATCTCGAAGCGATCGAGGCGTACCAGGCCGACAATTCGGTGGAAATGTTCTCCGACCTGGTGGCCGACTGCGTGGAGATAAGCCTCAAGGTACACCTGGCCTCAGCCAAAGACAAATAA
- a CDS encoding A24 family peptidase, translating to MGNILERTFFFFGCIAPALAIACVDVKKQIIPDKITCPMIALGLLYALATGKIMDALAGAAICFGLFFFVGLLGGVGGGDLKFATALGTWFGFYGSLTVIFLASVLGLAWGVVKMLRARGLGETLGWFKGTLFGFWLMARGQRDNPFLPRLPEDDDEPAPDTALPFGAFLAAAVLLVWLGSPKI from the coding sequence GTGGGAAACATTCTTGAGCGCACGTTTTTCTTTTTCGGCTGTATAGCGCCCGCTCTGGCGATAGCCTGCGTTGACGTCAAGAAACAAATCATTCCCGACAAGATAACCTGCCCCATGATCGCGCTGGGGCTTTTGTATGCCCTGGCGACCGGGAAGATAATGGACGCCCTGGCGGGAGCCGCAATCTGCTTCGGGCTGTTCTTCTTCGTCGGGCTGCTGGGCGGCGTCGGGGGAGGGGACTTGAAGTTCGCGACCGCCCTCGGGACCTGGTTCGGTTTCTACGGCTCCTTAACCGTAATCTTCCTGGCCTCGGTCCTCGGTCTGGCCTGGGGAGTGGTCAAGATGCTCAGGGCCAGGGGGCTGGGGGAAACGCTGGGGTGGTTCAAAGGGACGCTGTTCGGTTTCTGGTTGATGGCGCGCGGCCAGAGGGACAACCCTTTCCTGCCGCGACTTCCCGAAGACGACGACGAACCCGCCCCCGACACCGCCCTACCCTTCGGCGCGTTTCTGGCGGCGGCGGTGCTGTTGGTGTGGCTCGGTTCGCCAAAAATTTAG
- a CDS encoding A24 family peptidase: MPSLALVYTDARHYRLPNLIVYPLWLGGLAWSAYQRDLLFSLSGSLVGFGLLFLVRLLFAFYSDQGESRVQPMGGGDIKCAGMIGAWLGPQGVLLVVLIGSLLGIAWGMGRLWLSKSLGVWILTFGIKKDAPDTFDDPRVVPAGACLVVAAWTVWMMGGGISAVF; the protein is encoded by the coding sequence ATCCCTAGCCTTGCGCTGGTCTACACCGACGCGAGACACTACCGTCTGCCCAACCTGATAGTGTACCCTCTCTGGCTGGGCGGCCTGGCTTGGTCCGCGTACCAGCGCGATCTTCTGTTTTCGCTCTCCGGTTCTCTCGTGGGGTTCGGCCTGCTGTTTTTGGTCAGGCTCCTGTTCGCGTTCTATTCCGATCAGGGAGAAAGCAGGGTGCAGCCGATGGGCGGCGGCGACATCAAGTGCGCCGGGATGATCGGGGCCTGGCTGGGGCCGCAGGGCGTCCTGCTGGTCGTCCTCATCGGCTCGCTTTTAGGGATAGCCTGGGGGATGGGCAGGTTGTGGCTTTCCAAGTCGCTAGGCGTCTGGATTCTCACGTTCGGCATTAAAAAAGACGCGCCGGATACCTTCGACGATCCCCGGGTGGTTCCCGCCGGGGCCTGCCTGGTGGTCGCCGCGTGGACAGTGTGGATGATGGGAGGCGGAATTAGTGCGGTTTTTTAG
- a CDS encoding RcpC/CpaB family pilus assembly protein: MRFFSRTERVIVGSEKKTPWALIAAGVTAAAICGGTIFFLQQQVKAQTRLYLAPVAKVTIPAGALITERDVADEQVKYVLENVAASATEVVGKRAASTIYQGEQIRRERLTDTAADRQEVAINIDLARSGLVSPGDLVDVYFLRQDTSWTPQGELVAQNAVVKSLRGADGSLAREGVPPAIALLLVKPEEASKVVYGSMKEKIYYALVKKYKETEQTVAPTPPPAGTGLMQTAQDLLKGVGSVVQPTAR, translated from the coding sequence GTGCGGTTTTTTAGCAGAACCGAACGAGTCATCGTCGGTTCGGAAAAAAAGACCCCCTGGGCCTTGATCGCCGCGGGGGTAACCGCCGCCGCGATCTGCGGCGGAACCATATTCTTCTTGCAGCAGCAGGTGAAAGCGCAGACCCGGCTGTATCTCGCTCCGGTGGCCAAAGTCACCATCCCCGCCGGGGCTTTGATAACCGAAAGGGACGTAGCCGACGAGCAGGTGAAGTACGTCCTTGAGAACGTGGCGGCGAGCGCCACGGAGGTAGTCGGGAAAAGGGCTGCCTCCACCATCTACCAGGGCGAGCAGATACGGCGCGAGCGATTGACCGATACCGCCGCCGACCGCCAGGAGGTGGCCATCAACATCGACCTGGCCCGTTCCGGGCTGGTGTCTCCGGGCGACCTGGTGGACGTATACTTCCTGCGGCAGGACACAAGCTGGACGCCCCAGGGGGAGCTGGTGGCCCAGAACGCGGTGGTCAAATCCCTGCGCGGGGCTGACGGCAGCCTGGCCAGGGAGGGAGTGCCGCCGGCCATCGCCCTTTTGCTGGTAAAACCCGAGGAAGCGTCCAAGGTGGTCTACGGCTCTATGAAGGAGAAGATATACTACGCCCTGGTCAAGAAGTACAAGGAAACCGAGCAGACAGTGGCCCCGACGCCTCCGCCGGCGGGAACGGGACTTATGCAGACGGCCCAAGACCTGTTAAAGGGGGTCGGTAGCGTTGTTCAACCGACGGCCCGTTAA
- a CDS encoding ATPase, T2SS/T4P/T4SS family has product MFNRRPVKPERESTFEEIEAYIQDVITGEQYWSEEEVSERQGLLQNVLAGMPTAHLKLINLIKDLLLNEELKLLKGVNLAGRDIDSLAEEIYRRNWGLGILEEYYRDKSIDEIRVNGPGPGQVYLVRRGVSEPAERYFEDEQEIKVIARRLLMHDIAVGLDQSQPLAESMRKDGTRVTATCPPVTEYWTFVLRKHDTFEMTPENLERHGTISRRAWDMLAAFARYGVNLLIAGGTNTGKTHLLRRLVAESSPKRRIIAIETDRELNLKRHYPERDCVEFEEHSNVQATMERIFRHVLRYSADILIVGEFRGHGEAREAVNACTRGCEGSMATAHFSTVEGAIEGAAKLLITEGANIPLEMAKTMVAAAFNVVIHMAASRDLGIKKVVRIAEITPVGDQVVCRDLVVWRPSGEDYYEGDWEFVNPPSPGLISRMRQNGLPQSVAREWGWEG; this is encoded by the coding sequence TTGTTCAACCGACGGCCCGTTAAACCCGAGCGCGAAAGCACCTTCGAGGAGATCGAAGCCTACATCCAGGACGTGATAACCGGCGAGCAATACTGGTCCGAGGAGGAAGTGTCGGAAAGACAGGGCCTCCTGCAGAACGTGCTGGCCGGTATGCCGACCGCCCACCTGAAGCTGATAAACCTCATAAAGGACCTGCTGTTAAACGAGGAGCTTAAGCTCCTAAAGGGAGTGAACCTGGCCGGCAGGGACATAGACTCCCTTGCCGAGGAAATCTACCGGCGGAACTGGGGTCTGGGAATCCTGGAGGAATACTACCGCGACAAAAGTATAGACGAAATCCGGGTGAACGGTCCAGGGCCGGGGCAGGTATACCTGGTGAGGCGCGGAGTGAGCGAGCCGGCCGAGAGGTATTTCGAGGACGAGCAGGAGATAAAGGTCATAGCCCGGCGGCTTTTGATGCACGACATAGCGGTCGGGCTTGACCAGTCCCAACCCCTGGCGGAGAGCATGAGGAAGGACGGCACGCGCGTAACCGCGACCTGCCCGCCGGTGACCGAATACTGGACGTTCGTGCTGAGGAAGCACGACACCTTCGAGATGACGCCGGAGAACCTTGAGCGGCACGGCACCATAAGCCGCCGCGCCTGGGATATGCTGGCGGCGTTCGCCAGGTACGGGGTCAACCTGCTAATCGCCGGGGGCACCAACACCGGCAAGACCCACCTGTTAAGACGCCTGGTAGCCGAGAGCAGCCCCAAGAGGAGGATAATCGCCATCGAAACTGACCGTGAATTGAACCTAAAAAGGCACTATCCCGAACGGGACTGTGTGGAGTTCGAGGAGCATTCCAACGTCCAGGCGACGATGGAACGGATATTCCGCCACGTGCTGCGCTACTCCGCCGACATCCTGATCGTGGGCGAATTTAGGGGCCACGGCGAGGCTAGGGAGGCGGTCAACGCCTGCACCCGGGGCTGCGAGGGTTCGATGGCCACGGCTCACTTCTCGACCGTCGAGGGGGCCATCGAGGGGGCCGCCAAGCTCCTGATCACCGAGGGCGCGAACATACCCCTGGAGATGGCCAAGACGATGGTGGCGGCCGCCTTCAACGTGGTAATACACATGGCCGCCAGCCGCGACCTGGGAATAAAGAAGGTCGTGCGGATAGCGGAGATAACCCCGGTGGGAGACCAGGTGGTGTGCCGCGACCTGGTGGTATGGAGACCGTCGGGCGAGGATTACTACGAAGGCGACTGGGAGTTCGTGAACCCGCCTTCGCCGGGGCTGATCTCGCGTATGCGCCAGAACGGGCTGCCCCAGAGCGTGGCGAGGGAGTGGGGGTGGGAGGGATAA
- a CDS encoding DUF5615 family PIN-like protein has translation MKFKTDENLPLDVATMLNVAGYNAESVYSEKLQGCADSFLIGKCQEEGRILITLDNDFSNIIAYPPDKNMGLIVLRPKSQGKEAVLKIVSDLLPKLSDHFAPGQLWIVNERRIRIREREANYPPI, from the coding sequence TTGAAATTCAAAACAGACGAAAACCTTCCCCTGGATGTCGCGACAATGCTCAATGTAGCTGGTTACAACGCTGAGTCGGTTTATTCTGAAAAGCTCCAGGGTTGTGCCGACAGCTTCCTGATAGGCAAATGTCAGGAGGAAGGCAGAATCCTTATTACGCTTGACAACGATTTCTCGAACATAATCGCGTACCCTCCAGATAAAAACATGGGACTTATTGTGTTGCGCCCTAAAAGCCAAGGCAAAGAAGCTGTTCTAAAAATAGTCAGCGATCTGCTGCCAAAGCTATCCGACCATTTTGCGCCAGGGCAGCTCTGGATTGTCAACGAGAGAAGGATTAGAATAAGAGAAAGAGAGGCAAACTATCCTCCCATATAA
- a CDS encoding DUF433 domain-containing protein: MDLLQRISVNPEICHGKACIAGTRIMVSVILDNLASGMSRKEILKNYPSLQPEDIDAALAYAALLAKERSLAI, translated from the coding sequence ATGGACCTTTTGCAACGTATCAGCGTAAACCCGGAAATATGTCACGGAAAGGCATGTATCGCCGGCACCCGCATAATGGTTTCCGTCATACTCGATAACCTGGCGTCCGGCATGAGTCGCAAAGAAATCTTGAAAAACTATCCTTCCTTGCAGCCAGAGGATATTGATGCTGCACTTGCATATGCGGCTCTGCTGGCAAAGGAGCGCTCATTGGCGATATAG
- a CDS encoding type II toxin-antitoxin system HicB family antitoxin has product MKRAYPVILTPSKTGYVVYVPDLEINTQGADIVDAIEMARDAIGMWGISEVDAGRTIPAPSIKIPDHADDEIVALVDIDFDAYRRAHDNRTVRKNLTIPSWLNDRAEKAGINFSQVLQKSLKHELGLE; this is encoded by the coding sequence TTGAAAAGGGCATATCCCGTGATATTAACCCCCAGCAAAACCGGTTACGTGGTCTATGTCCCCGATCTTGAGATCAATACCCAGGGCGCTGATATTGTGGACGCAATCGAAATGGCGCGCGACGCTATCGGCATGTGGGGTATCAGCGAAGTGGACGCCGGCAGGACAATTCCCGCCCCTTCTATAAAAATTCCTGATCACGCCGACGACGAAATCGTCGCCCTGGTTGACATCGACTTCGATGCTTACCGCCGGGCACACGACAACCGCACCGTCCGCAAAAATCTAACCATACCGAGTTGGCTGAACGACCGGGCTGAAAAAGCCGGCATCAACTTTTCACAAGTCCTTCAGAAGTCTTTGAAACATGAGCTCGGCTTGGAGTGA
- a CDS encoding type II toxin-antitoxin system HicA family toxin, whose translation MKRKDLIRKLETNGWWLERRGKKHDIYTNGIKRKSIPCHNEIDEMLAAAIIKRQGLK comes from the coding sequence ATGAAACGGAAGGACCTAATACGGAAACTGGAAACAAACGGCTGGTGGTTAGAAAGAAGGGGCAAGAAGCACGACATATACACCAACGGCATTAAAAGAAAATCCATCCCTTGCCATAACGAAATCGACGAAATGTTGGCCGCGGCAATCATAAAAAGACAGGGACTGAAATAA
- a CDS encoding glycosyltransferase family 2 protein: protein MDKRLVAIVLPMYNEEESIPSLRAMFDGNLALPEGCDYRIIAVNDGSDDRTLELVTRWARDNWRVSAVSHVQNMGLGQAILTGIGEAVRMRSDVVVTMDADASHPGEVIRRLVDEVLNEADIAIASRFVAGSRQVGVPLYRRALSAGAKLALRAAFPLEGVSDYTIGFRAYSARVSAKIICEDWRFAKSRSFAFTAEMLLGAAAHARRIAEVPVCLRYDLKKSRSKLRLAATLLDYAKLFMRPGHIRAINPEGGRSVLRCLLLEFRKVLREETGAGVIDYLVATAVIATVAYVCRNILVNSLKAAHNSMVNSVTNITGN from the coding sequence GTGGACAAGCGCCTGGTGGCCATCGTGCTGCCCATGTATAACGAGGAGGAATCCATACCGTCCCTGCGGGCGATGTTCGACGGGAACCTCGCCCTGCCCGAGGGCTGCGACTACCGCATAATAGCGGTCAACGACGGCAGCGACGACCGAACGCTGGAGCTTGTCACCCGCTGGGCCAGGGATAACTGGAGAGTGTCGGCGGTTTCCCACGTCCAGAACATGGGGCTGGGGCAGGCCATCCTGACCGGGATCGGCGAGGCGGTTCGGATGCGTTCGGACGTGGTGGTGACGATGGACGCCGACGCTTCCCACCCGGGGGAGGTCATCCGCCGGCTGGTCGATGAGGTGCTGAACGAGGCGGACATAGCCATCGCTTCCCGGTTCGTAGCCGGGAGCAGGCAGGTGGGCGTTCCGCTGTATCGAAGGGCTTTGAGCGCGGGCGCGAAACTGGCGCTGCGGGCGGCGTTCCCCCTGGAAGGGGTTAGCGACTACACCATCGGTTTTCGCGCCTACAGCGCCAGGGTGTCGGCGAAAATCATCTGCGAAGACTGGCGGTTCGCGAAGTCCCGCAGCTTCGCCTTCACCGCGGAGATGCTGCTCGGGGCGGCCGCGCACGCGCGGAGGATAGCCGAGGTTCCGGTCTGCCTGCGCTACGACCTGAAAAAGAGCAGGAGCAAGCTGCGGCTCGCCGCGACTCTGCTCGACTACGCGAAACTTTTCATGCGGCCCGGGCACATCCGGGCGATCAATCCGGAAGGGGGGAGGAGTGTTTTGAGATGCCTGTTGCTGGAGTTCCGAAAGGTTTTAAGAGAAGAAACCGGAGCTGGGGTGATCGACTACCTGGTGGCGACCGCGGTCATAGCGACCGTAGCCTACGTCTGCCGCAATATACTGGTAAATTCCCTGAAGGCGGCGCACAACTCTATGGTCAACAGCGTTACCAACATCACCGGAAACTGA
- a CDS encoding copper amine oxidase N-terminal domain-containing protein: MNGTTLVPLRAIFEALGAQVGWDEETRTVTAFKNDRAIVLSIGSRTGYVNNQPVALAEPARIEEGRTFVPLRFVSESLGADVKWVPETRQVIVTSQEVSQVYPGEPGEDNPTAVVIGPEEIRFE, from the coding sequence GTGAACGGCACCACGCTCGTCCCTCTGCGGGCGATATTCGAGGCCCTGGGAGCGCAGGTCGGGTGGGACGAGGAGACCAGAACCGTCACCGCGTTCAAAAACGACCGGGCAATCGTCCTTTCGATCGGCAGCAGGACCGGGTACGTTAACAACCAGCCGGTGGCCCTGGCCGAACCCGCCAGGATAGAGGAAGGTAGGACGTTCGTGCCGCTGAGGTTTGTTTCGGAATCCCTGGGGGCGGACGTGAAGTGGGTGCCGGAGACCAGACAGGTCATAGTGACTTCGCAGGAGGTCAGTCAGGTTTACCCGGGTGAACCCGGTGAAGATAACCCGACCGCGGTAGTCATCGGCCCGGAAGAAATCAGGTTTGAATAA
- a CDS encoding helix-turn-helix domain-containing protein, whose product MNQKVLIDRRKKTGAGFWARSEIFDIDGLNWHDISVYLFLCSASDENGQSCLGKEEIAAKCKISVGVVELSLKNLERKGLLEKTAENPSLRRLLF is encoded by the coding sequence ATGAATCAGAAGGTTTTAATAGATAGGAGGAAAAAGACCGGAGCTGGATTCTGGGCGAGAAGCGAGATTTTTGATATTGATGGTCTAAATTGGCACGATATTTCCGTTTATCTATTTCTTTGTTCTGCGTCTGACGAAAACGGTCAAAGCTGTCTCGGCAAAGAAGAAATAGCAGCCAAATGCAAAATAAGCGTTGGTGTCGTTGAATTATCTCTTAAAAATTTGGAGAGAAAAGGGCTGTTGGAAAAAACAGCCGAAAATCCTTCGTTAAGGAGGCTTTTGTTTTGA
- a CDS encoding methyl-accepting chemotaxis protein: protein MVNVAEAFKTLADFLVQTYGKEGVIYFTTDRERYDFVKSHNLDIAGIRVGERITRGGDIERCIRSGQAVTGTIDRSVYGIRLHLWAAPLFDDGSGEVRGSYGVFVPRLHVVARAFDIFAPIVAESQPEGAWVGVTDLQKIAYRYGSAKFDLPEFTVGTPIREGDTAWRTLKENKKVVVDFTTKKYGNIRMIGIPLYDEETGQTVGTFGITVPRNMAKNLQEMAARLSANTQEIASVMQEMAASAGEITLTEGKLSEQIREVQESSAQINEILDFIKNVADQTKMLGLNAAIEAARAGEHGRGFGVVAEEIRKLSDQSKETAEQIRKLIREIDSKITAVTQASEGTVKQSQEQAAATEEVTASVSEMAQLAERLAEVAKGL from the coding sequence GTGGTTAATGTGGCGGAGGCGTTTAAAACCCTGGCCGACTTTCTGGTGCAGACCTACGGCAAGGAAGGAGTCATCTATTTCACCACCGACCGGGAGCGCTACGATTTTGTGAAAAGCCACAATCTGGATATTGCCGGCATCCGGGTGGGGGAAAGGATAACCAGGGGAGGTGACATCGAGAGGTGCATCCGGAGCGGACAGGCGGTGACCGGGACGATCGACCGCAGCGTCTATGGAATAAGGCTGCATCTGTGGGCGGCGCCGCTGTTCGACGATGGCTCAGGGGAGGTCAGGGGCAGCTACGGGGTGTTTGTGCCCAGGCTGCATGTGGTGGCCCGGGCCTTCGACATTTTTGCCCCGATTGTGGCCGAGTCCCAGCCGGAGGGGGCCTGGGTGGGGGTGACTGACCTGCAGAAGATAGCCTACCGCTATGGCTCGGCAAAGTTCGACCTGCCCGAGTTTACGGTGGGAACCCCGATAAGAGAGGGGGATACGGCCTGGAGGACGCTGAAGGAGAACAAGAAGGTGGTGGTGGACTTTACCACCAAGAAGTACGGGAATATCAGGATGATTGGGATTCCTCTCTATGACGAGGAGACGGGGCAGACGGTCGGGACTTTTGGCATCACGGTACCCCGCAATATGGCCAAGAACCTGCAGGAGATGGCCGCCAGGCTGAGCGCCAACACGCAGGAGATAGCGAGCGTGATGCAGGAGATGGCCGCCTCGGCGGGGGAGATCACCCTTACCGAGGGGAAGCTCTCGGAGCAGATCCGGGAGGTTCAGGAGAGTTCGGCCCAGATTAATGAGATTCTCGACTTTATCAAGAACGTTGCCGACCAGACCAAGATGCTGGGGCTGAACGCGGCCATCGAGGCGGCCCGGGCAGGAGAGCACGGGCGGGGGTTCGGTGTGGTGGCAGAGGAAATCCGGAAGCTCTCCGACCAGTCCAAAGAAACAGCGGAGCAAATTCGCAAGCTAATTAGGGAAATCGACAGCAAGATAACCGCTGTTACCCAAGCCTCCGAGGGAACGGTCAAGCAGAGCCAGGAGCAGGCAGCTGCCACCGAGGAGGTTACCGCATCGGTGTCGGAGATGGCGCAGCTGGCGGAAAGGCTGGCGGAGGTGGCGAAGGGGCTGTAG
- a CDS encoding DUF3231 family protein translates to MSRPFNRQQPLFISVIKFATSLRHGLSAAFTRAFAEVAGYAQDGISLMIDSGWYEELPRGVDRDEMINRLS, encoded by the coding sequence TTGTCCAGACCTTTCAACCGGCAACAGCCCTTGTTTATCTCGGTCATCAAATTTGCTACCAGTCTGCGGCACGGCTTGTCGGCCGCCTTCACCCGGGCGTTCGCCGAGGTCGCAGGCTACGCCCAGGACGGCATCAGCCTCATGATTGACAGCGGCTGGTACGAAGAGCTCCCCCGGGGCGTCGACCGGGATGAGATGATCAACCGCCTCTCCTGA